A genomic stretch from Lathyrus oleraceus cultivar Zhongwan6 chromosome 2, CAAS_Psat_ZW6_1.0, whole genome shotgun sequence includes:
- the LOC127122076 gene encoding uncharacterized protein LOC127122076 gives MDRTWMYDRVYSNRHGLKEEYVREVKDFVKRALKQPICKSEGGIRCPCINCKCLKIRTPTNVRLHLYRDGFQPDYWIWTEHGEVELNVNTRNDSNSSEHVHHDDQIEAMNQMVYDAFRPYGVFSHVNDNIEVEEYTEDEFPNEDAKRFYDKLISFNKPIYEGATQSILSISTQLLEIRSNWHVPQKGLDFVAQMLKSVCPVQKCLPENYYQATQLVSKLGLKVEKIDCCKNGCMLYYKDDSKLSECKFCNAPRFIPRKIGMGKYKDIPVKRMFYFPIIPRLQRLYASTESATEMRWHHMNKNSSNILRHPSDGKAWKHFDSVYPDFSREPRNVRLGLCSDGFTHYIQASASPYSCWPIIVTPYNLPPEMCMTKPYLFLACLIPGPKNPKLKIDVYLQPLIDDLHRLWSNGILTYDISTKQNFIMKACLMWTINDFPAYGMLSGWGTQGKLACPHCMEHTDAFTLKSGHKNSWFDCHRRFLPSNHFFRRSKRSFLKNRVVTNEPPPISTGKDIWAVISNFPKVTEIGREAKWKEFEGYGVDHNWKKRSIFWDLPYWKDNLLRHNLDVMHIEKNVFDNIFNIVMNVKDKTKDNEKAREDLAKLCFRGDLELQPLENGKSGKPKASYTLTKSEAKLVCKWLKELRMPDGYASNLSRCANVEKGTVHGMKSHDCHVFMECLLPIAFHSLPDLVWKPLTELSRFFKDLCCNTLRMDDLVKLDENIPIIICKLERVFPPGFFDSMEHLPIHLTKEAILDGPVQYRWMYPFERFMGVSKRAVTNKARVEGSICSDYIHRETNYFCSHYFNSFRLLPTINLSNKPHLDNDDILPTMSILQSGGRPSGKSRKYFLSDKEWKSSHVHVLINCDEVKPYLDIFLENHSLDIEDSSGRIHIEFPIWLKKYVNEETNGVTNQDIIALSRSPASMAISWNMYFINGYKFHTEEWSKGRKTSNCGVHVKGLAEGGNTDFYGIIKHIFELDYFGLKHKIPVFYCEWFDPTRNTGTKVHPQYKTVDIKMDKRYRPYDPFILAQNARQVYYVPYPEMCRDMCGWCAAITTKPRGRVEIDNIEDEVPYQSDGMLPALPNVEIEAISCLRDMSQLDVFEEIFDCSTSEADRGH, from the exons ATGGATCGTACTTGGATGTACGATAGAGTATATTCCAATAGACACGGATTGAAAGAAGAGTATGTTCGCGAGGTTAAAGACTTCGTAAAGAGGGCTTTGAAACAACCTATTTGTAAATCTGAGGGAGGGATAAGGTGTCCGTGTATAAATTGCAAGTGTCTCAAGATAAGAACACCAACTAATGTTAGACTTCACTTGTATCGAGATGGATTTCAACCAGACTATTGGATTTGGACTGAACACGGAGAAGTAGAGCTCAATGTTAATACAAGGAATGATTCAAATAGTAGTGAGCATGTGCATCATGATGACCAAATTGAGGCAATGAATCAGATGGTGTATGATGCTTTTAGGCCTTATGGAGTATTCTCTCACGTGAATGATAACATAGAAGTTGAGGAATATACGGAGGATGAGTTTCCCAACGAAGATGCCAAACGATTTTATGACAAGTTGATATCTTTCAACAAGCCCATTTATGAGGGAGCTACCCAATCAATATTATCAATATCTACTCAACTTCTTGAAATTAGGTCTAATTGGCATGTTCCACAAAAAGGTTTAGATTTTGTTGCACAAATGCTTAAAAGTGTATGTCCAGTTCAAAAATGCTTGCCCGAGAACTATTACCAAGCAACACAGTTGGTATCTAAGTTAGGGCTAAAGGTTGAGAAGATTGATTGTTGTAAGAATGGTTGTATGTTATATTACAAGGATGATAGCAAGCTATCAGAGTGCAAATTTTGTAATGCTCCTAGGTTCATTCCTCGCAAGATTGGCATGGGAAAGTACAAAGATATCCCAGTGAAGAGAATGTTCTACTTCCCAATCATTCCCAGATTACAAAGATTGTATGCATCAACTGAGTCGGCAACTGAAATGAGATGGCATCACATGAACAAAAATAGTTCCAACATCCTTCGCCACCCGTCAGATGGAAAAGCATGGAAACATTTTGATAGTGTATATCCTGACTTTTCTAGGGAACCCAGAAATGTAAGGTTGGGTCTGTGTTCAGATGGTTTTACTCATTACATTCAAGCGTCTGCTTCTCCATACTCATGTTGGCCAATAATAGTTACTCCGTATAATCTCCCCCCTGAAATGTGCATGACCAAACCATACTTGTTTTTGGCATGCCTCATACCCGGACCTAAAAACCCTAAATTAAAGATAGATGTCTACTTGCAACCATTGATTGATGATCTACATCGATTGTGGTCTAATGGAATATTGACCTATGATATATCTACAAAACAAAACTTCATCATGAAAGCCTGCTTGATGTGgacaattaatgattttccagccTATGGTATGTTATCTGGATGGGGAACACAAGGTAAattggcatgccctcattgtATGGAACACACTGATGCTTTCACCTTGAAAAGTGGCCATAAGAATTCCTGGTTTGACTGTCATCGTCGTTTCTTGCCATCTAATCACTTCTTCAGAAGGAGTAAAAGAAGTTTCCTAAAAAATAGGGTTGTGACCAATGAGCCACCTCCCATTTCCACAGGGAAAGATATATGGGCGGTAATAAGTAATTTTCCAAAAGTTACTGAAATTGGACGGGAGGCGAAATGGAAAGAATTCGAAGGGTATGGAGTGGATCACAATTGGAAAAAGCGAAGTATTTTTTGGGATCTCCCATATTGGAAGGATAACTTGTTAAGGCATAACCTCGATGTGATGCACATAGAAAAAAACGTCTTCGATAATATATTTAATATTGTCATGAATGTTAAGGACAAAACAAAGGATAATGAAAAGGCTAGAGAAGACTTGGCTAAATTATGCTTTCGCGGGGACTTGGAGCTCCAACCATTAGAAAACGGAAAGAGTGGTAAACCAAAGGCTAGTTACACTCTAACCAAATCTGAAGCCAAGTTGGTTTGTAAATGGCTTAAGGAATTGAGAATGCCAGATGGCTATGCTTCAAACCTCAGTAGGTGTGCCAATGTAGAAAAGGGTACGGTGCATGGGATGAAGAGCCATGATTGTCATGTTTTCATGGAATGTTTACTCCCAATTGCATTCCATTCATTGCCAGATTTGGTTTGGAAACCATTAACTGAGCTAAGTCGATTCTTTAAAGATCTTTGTTGCAATACATTGAGGATGGACGACTTAGTTAAGTTGGATGAGAATATTCCAATTATCATATGCAAGTTGGAAAGGGTTTTTCCACCAGGTTTCTTTGACTCAATGGAGCATCTTCCAATCCATCTTACCAAAGAAGCAATTCTAGATGGTCCAGTACAGTATCGATGGATGTATCCATTCGAAAG ATTTATGGGAGTCTCAAAGAGGGCAGTGACAAATAAGGCTAGAGTTGAAGGTTCCATATGCAGTGATTATATACATCGCGAGACAAATTACTTTTGCTCTCATTATTTCAACTCTTTCCGTTTGTTGCCAACCATAAATCTTAGTAACAAACCTCATTTAGACAATGATGACATTCTACCTACAATGTCCATTCTACAAAGTGGCGGTCGACCAAGTGGGAAGTCACGAAAATATTTTCTATCTGATAAGGAATGGAAGTCTTCACATGTGCATGTCTTGATAAATTGTGATGAGGTTAAACCATATCTTGA CATATTCTTAGAGAACCACTCTCTAGATATAGAAGATTCATCTGGGCGCATACATATAGAGTTTCCCATATGGCTGAAGAAATATGTAAATGAGGAGACAAATGGAGTTACTAACCAAGATATAATTGCCTTGTCTCGCAGTCCTGCATCAATGGCCATATCATGGAACATGTATTTTATCAATGGGTACAAGTTTCATACTGAAGAATGGAGCAAAGGTAGAAAAACTAGCAATTGTGGTGTGCACGTGAAAGGTCTTGCAGAAGGAGGAAATACTGATTTTTATGGAATAATCAAACATATCTTTGAGCTAGATTACTTTGGTCTGAAGCATAAGATTCCAGTTTTTTATTGTGAATGGTTTGATCCAACAAGGAATACGGGCACAAAGGTTCACCCACAATATAAAACTGTGGATATTAAGATGGATAAACGTTATCGTCCTTATGATCCTTTCATCCTTGCACAAAATGCAAGACAAGTGTATTATGTCCCATATCCAGAAATGTGTAGAGATATGTGTGGATGGTGTGCGGCAATCACCACAAAACCAAGGGGTCGCGTAGAGATTGACAACATAGAGGATGAAGTACCTTATCAATCTGATGGGATGTTACCTGCGCTACCCAATGTAGAAATTGAAGCAATATCTTGTTTGCGTGACATGTCACAATTAGATGTGTTTGAAGAGATTTTTGATTGCTCTACTAGTGAAGCAGATAGAGGGCATTGA
- the LOC127122077 gene encoding uncharacterized protein LOC127122077 translates to MTKRGGKAKVLAPGKLQEERNCIINKKHIVRKPAQTTLSVQDASSAPTPAQAASPVQVASSMPTSASKKSCVQAASSMPTPAQAASSVQVASSMPTLASKKSSVQVASSMPTPAQAASSVQVASSMPTSASKKSSMQAASSMPTPAPTVVPVHATTSEKFSFMPTPTLSHQTMAGPQSINLQTMASPSNLVEEEDVDADEDEAVGQETVTPLVPTIDENGKVIIKPFGTGLVPAKEVAGAINYAIRKQFYKPIHHWSALDPDTKAYWFKLFREKVSWDPFNHAFVYSAFEKKGRKRLNDMLGKARRKGTRPSWIGDDAWVELQTYWKKTEFLAMSSQNKTNRASARGGAVHTTGRKAHIDVALQLSRELQRDLRPDELFLKTHKRKNGEWVDSRAASTYKTFKEKFDAELQPTEEGNGEVVQVLDGERVNQPWTEAAGGRNRGRVYGAADLAINLKRGSKSFTRQSQTPQHSMFGMSLEAERAARIRAEQIVEAATTQLQEANEAMRAATEAAKVATETAQRMEREMNAWKEFMMKKFDTSTFVSHSHHYDDDLDDQSLDED, encoded by the exons ATGACTAAAAGAGGTGGAAAAGCTAAGGTATTAGCACCAGGAAAACTTCAAGAAGAACGAAATTGCATAATTAACAAGAAGCATATCGTTAGGAAACCTGCTCAAACAACATTGTCTGTGCAGGATGCATCATCGGCACCAACACCAGCTCAGGCAGCATCACCCGTGCAGGTTGCATCGTCAATGCCAACATCAGCTTCGAAAAAATCGTGTGTGCAGGCTGCATCGTCGATGCCAACACCAGCTCAGGCAGCATCGTCCGTGCAGGTTGCATCCTCGATGCCAACATTAGCTTCGAAAAAATCATCTGTGCAGGTTGCATCGTCGATGCCAACACCAGCTCAGGCAGCATCGTCCGTGCAGGTTGCATCATCAATGCCAACATCAGCTTCTAAAAAATCGTCCATGCAGGCTGCATCGTCGATGCCAACACCAGCTCCAACTGTAGTACCTGTTCATGCCACTACCTCTGAGAAATTTAGTTTTATGCCTACTCCAACTTTAAGCCATCAAACAATGGCTGGCCCTCAAAGTATAAACCTTCAAACAATGGCTAGCCCTTCAAATTTGGTAGAGGAGGAAGATGTGGATGCTGATGAGGATGAGGCGGTGGGTCAAGAAACTGTTACCCCTCTTGTGCCAACAATAGATGAGAATGGGAAAGTTATTATAAAACCATTTGGTACTGG GCTAGTTCCTGCCAAAGAAGTTGCAGGTGCCATTAATTATGCGATACGCAAACAATTTTATAAACCTATACATCATTGGTCTGCACTCGATCCTGATACGAAAGCTTATTGGTTTAAGTTGTTTAGA gAGAAGGTTTCGTGGGATCCTTTCAATCATGCATTTGTCTATAGCGCATTtgaaaaaaaaggaagaaaacGATTAAACGACATGTTGGGGAAGGCGAGGAGAAAAGGGACTCGACCTTCATGGATTGGTGATGATGCTTGGGTTGAACTTCAAACTTATTGGAAAAAGACCGAGTTTTTGGCTATGTCTTCTCAAAACAAGACCAATCGAGCTTCCGCAAGAGGCGGAGCAGTCCATACCACAGGCCGTAAGGCTCATATTGATGTTGCACTTCAACTT TCACGTGAACTTCAAAGGGATCTGCGTCCCGATGAGTTATTTTTAAAAACACACAAGAGGAAAAATGGTGAATGGGTTGACAGTCGTGCTGCATCTACTTAT AAGACTTTTAAAGAGAAGTTTGATGCAGAACTTCAGCCAACTGAAGAAGGGAATGGAGAGGTTGTTCAAGTGTTAGATGGAGAGCGTGTAAATCAGCCATGGACAGAGGCTGCTGGGGGCCGTAACCGTGGTCGGGTTTATGGCGCTGCAGATTTAGCTATTAATCTAAAACGTGGATCAAAAAGTTTTACCCGACAATCTCAAACTCCTCAACACTCTATGTTTGGGATGTCATTAGAAGCTGAAAGAGCAGCTAGAATTAGAGCTGAACAAATTGTCGAGGCTGCAACGACCCAATTACAAGAGGCTAACGAAGCAATGAGAGCTGCTACCGAGGCTGCAAAAGTTGCTACCGAGACTGCACAAAGGATGGAGAGGGAGATGAATGCTTGGAAAGAATTTATGATGAAGAAATTTGACACTTCAACTTTTGTATCACATTCTCATCATTATGATGACGATTTGGATGATCAGTCATTAGATGAAGATTGA